In Gimesia benthica, a single window of DNA contains:
- a CDS encoding SAM-dependent methyltransferase encodes MSTINESPELTWNATASAGLMDTTCRKLLLKKLQSMQHGRITLIDGEQEQHFGDPDAGLRAVVLVQNPRFYRRAVLEGGLGIAQSLIDGDWSCHNLTALVRIFIRNLEVTDRFEGGMAWFRQCAARLGHWLRRNTRLGAARNIHAHYDLGNDFYRLFLDETMSYSCGVFEQETDTMQEASLNKLDRVCRNLNLKPGDHLLEIGTGWGGLAVHAAQFYGCRVTTTTISQEQYNLAAERVDAAGLTDRVTLLLKDYRDLEGQYDKLVSIEMIEAVGAEFFETYFQKCSDLLKPDGMMLLQGIVIKDQRFKEYLKSVDFIRRYIFPGGCLPSVAAILETTSRVTDFRLLQLEDIAPHYAQTLRCWREAFHERIDAVRAQGYSESFIRMWDYYFCYCEAAFEERQCNTVQMLLARPACRFDLVRHNALRDLTKQAEEVIA; translated from the coding sequence ATGAGTACCATCAACGAATCCCCCGAGCTGACCTGGAACGCAACTGCGTCTGCCGGTCTCATGGACACGACCTGCCGCAAACTGTTACTGAAGAAATTACAGTCGATGCAGCACGGTCGGATAACCCTCATCGATGGAGAACAGGAGCAGCATTTCGGCGATCCGGATGCCGGCTTACGCGCCGTTGTCCTGGTGCAGAATCCCCGCTTCTACCGTCGGGCTGTCCTCGAGGGAGGCTTAGGCATTGCTCAATCACTGATCGATGGTGACTGGTCCTGTCATAATCTGACGGCACTGGTGCGGATCTTCATTCGCAACCTGGAAGTCACCGATCGCTTTGAAGGGGGCATGGCCTGGTTCCGACAGTGCGCCGCTCGTCTCGGACACTGGCTCAGACGGAATACACGCCTCGGCGCTGCCCGCAACATTCATGCACACTATGATCTGGGGAACGATTTTTACCGCCTCTTCCTGGATGAAACCATGAGCTATTCCTGCGGCGTCTTCGAACAGGAGACCGACACCATGCAGGAAGCCTCTTTGAATAAGCTGGACCGCGTCTGCCGGAATCTCAATCTGAAACCGGGCGATCATCTGCTGGAGATCGGCACGGGTTGGGGAGGGCTGGCCGTGCATGCCGCCCAGTTTTATGGTTGTCGGGTGACGACCACTACCATTTCGCAGGAGCAATACAACCTGGCTGCCGAGCGTGTGGACGCCGCCGGACTGACCGATCGTGTGACACTCCTGCTGAAAGACTACCGCGATCTGGAAGGACAGTACGATAAACTGGTTTCGATCGAAATGATTGAAGCGGTCGGAGCCGAATTCTTCGAGACTTACTTTCAGAAGTGCTCAGACCTGCTCAAGCCGGACGGCATGATGTTGCTGCAGGGAATCGTAATCAAGGATCAGCGCTTCAAGGAATATCTCAAAAGCGTGGATTTCATCCGCCGCTACATCTTCCCGGGAGGCTGCCTCCCTTCGGTGGCCGCGATCCTGGAAACTACGTCACGGGTGACCGATTTCCGCCTCCTGCAACTGGAAGACATCGCTCCCCACTATGCCCAGACACTCCGTTGCTGGCGGGAAGCCTTTCATGAGCGGATCGACGCGGTCCGCGCGCAAGGCTATTCCGAGTCATTCATTCGCATGTGGGATTATTATTTCTGTTACTGCGAAGCCGCTTTCGAGGAGCGGCAGTGTAACACGGTGCAGATGCTGCTCGCCAGGCCGGCGTGTCGCTTCGATCTCGTACGTCACAATGCACTTCGCGACTTGACCAAACAGGCTGAGGAGGTGATAGCTTGA
- a CDS encoding thiol-disulfide oxidoreductase DCC family protein codes for MDREYCEIEAFYDGDCPLCRREVNLLKRFDRRHKIHFTDIAAQDFDPEVYGKTQAEFMEEMQGRLPDGSWVSGVEVFRRLYSAIGLRWLVIPTRLPGISHSLDYFYRHFARHRLRLTGRCQQGQCTVKPPQDKVHT; via the coding sequence ATGGATCGTGAATACTGCGAAATCGAAGCCTTCTATGATGGCGACTGCCCGCTTTGTCGGCGGGAGGTCAACCTGCTGAAGCGATTCGATCGCCGCCACAAGATTCATTTCACCGATATTGCCGCGCAAGACTTTGATCCAGAGGTCTATGGCAAAACACAGGCAGAATTTATGGAAGAGATGCAGGGGCGTCTCCCCGACGGTTCCTGGGTCAGCGGTGTGGAAGTATTTCGTCGACTCTATTCTGCGATTGGTCTCCGTTGGCTCGTGATTCCCACCCGCCTGCCCGGTATTTCACACAGTCTCGATTATTTTTACAGACATTTTGCCCGTCACAGGTTAAGATTGACGGGGCGCTGTCAGCAGGGGCAGTGTACAGTGAAGCCGCCTCAAGATAAGGTACATACATGA
- a CDS encoding MerR family transcriptional regulator: MHEFLTSKQVARAIQASESSVKRWCDKGVIPTQYTAGGHRRIALPDLIEFLRSSKYDLVRPEVLGLPATTGQTSRVIDRAEEQLTEALLKGEEDLCRKVVLDLYLAEHSISAICDLVIARSFMTIGDRWECGNAEVYQERRGCELALRLLHELRTLIPNPPLDAPVAFGGAVEGDLYSLATTMVELVLRDIKWNASSLGTNLPFSTLAAAIEQQRPRMFWLSVSYIRNEQEFLQNYAELYDEFGMDVAFVVGGRALKEPIRQQMQYAAFCDNIRHLESFAQTLLNASEKEPK, translated from the coding sequence ATGCACGAATTTCTGACTTCTAAACAGGTAGCCCGCGCCATTCAGGCCAGTGAATCTTCCGTCAAACGCTGGTGCGACAAAGGAGTGATCCCCACCCAGTACACGGCTGGGGGACACCGTCGGATCGCCCTGCCAGATCTGATCGAATTTTTACGTTCCAGTAAGTACGACCTGGTACGTCCCGAAGTGCTGGGGCTCCCTGCCACGACTGGACAGACTAGTCGGGTCATTGACCGTGCTGAAGAGCAGCTGACCGAAGCGTTGTTAAAGGGTGAAGAAGATCTCTGCCGTAAGGTCGTGCTGGACCTTTACCTGGCGGAACACAGTATCAGCGCCATCTGCGATCTGGTAATCGCACGCTCCTTTATGACCATTGGTGATCGGTGGGAATGTGGAAACGCTGAGGTGTACCAGGAACGACGAGGTTGCGAGTTGGCCCTCCGCCTGCTGCATGAGTTACGGACACTGATTCCTAATCCCCCACTTGATGCTCCCGTGGCCTTCGGTGGTGCGGTGGAAGGGGATCTCTACAGCCTGGCGACCACTATGGTTGAACTGGTGCTTCGTGACATTAAGTGGAATGCGTCATCACTGGGAACCAACCTCCCCTTCTCCACTCTGGCCGCGGCAATTGAGCAACAGCGGCCGCGGATGTTCTGGCTAAGTGTGAGCTACATCCGTAACGAACAGGAATTCCTGCAGAACTACGCCGAACTCTACGATGAATTCGGTATGGATGTGGCCTTCGTCGTCGGCGGACGGGCTCTCAAAGAACCAATCCGGCAGCAGATGCAGTATGCCGCCTTCTGTGACAATATCCGCCACCTGGAATCATTTGCTCAAACACTGCTCAATGCCTCGGAAAAAGAGCCGAAGTAA
- a CDS encoding sigma-70 family RNA polymerase sigma factor, producing MIVCSKDHCKQSSHQLAERARKILQAEIDFIPNPSFQDSDADELILGQPLPESKSEIPTAAFTKPGSRALSTQIARLCRSEVLSAADEQDLFRRMNYLKFKANMHRCKLDPEEVEPCELERIENLLQQAEQVRDQIFRSNMRLVVSIVKKCVTPGVSFDELLSDGCLTLMNAIEKFDYARGFRFSTYAYHSISNYAYRKIANRRKERNKFKQLGEERTLEELQEQKNPMMVRAVWDELSDLLKQTIDTLDQREQFIVRSRFALGKHRKIQTFQKLADELGISKERVRQLEQRAVAKLRALAEGSRLDAIRELVGG from the coding sequence ATGATAGTATGTTCAAAAGATCATTGTAAGCAGTCATCACATCAGCTGGCAGAACGTGCTCGTAAGATCCTGCAGGCTGAAATCGACTTCATCCCGAATCCCAGCTTTCAGGATTCAGACGCAGACGAACTAATTCTGGGGCAACCCTTGCCTGAGAGTAAATCAGAGATTCCAACTGCTGCCTTCACGAAACCGGGCAGCCGGGCACTCTCGACTCAAATCGCCCGTCTCTGCCGCTCAGAAGTACTGTCTGCAGCTGACGAGCAGGATCTGTTCCGCAGGATGAACTACCTCAAGTTCAAAGCCAATATGCATCGTTGCAAACTAGACCCGGAGGAGGTCGAGCCCTGCGAGCTGGAGCGAATCGAAAATCTGCTCCAGCAGGCAGAACAGGTTCGCGACCAGATCTTTCGCAGTAATATGCGACTGGTGGTCTCGATCGTCAAGAAATGTGTGACTCCTGGCGTGAGCTTTGACGAGCTACTGAGTGATGGCTGCCTCACGCTGATGAATGCCATCGAAAAGTTCGATTATGCACGGGGATTCCGTTTCAGTACGTACGCATACCACTCCATTTCGAATTACGCGTATCGCAAAATTGCCAATCGCCGCAAGGAACGCAATAAGTTCAAGCAGCTGGGCGAAGAGCGCACCCTGGAAGAGTTACAGGAGCAGAAGAATCCGATGATGGTCCGCGCGGTCTGGGATGAACTCTCCGACCTGCTCAAGCAGACGATTGACACCCTCGATCAGCGGGAACAGTTTATTGTTCGCAGCCGCTTTGCTCTCGGCAAACATCGCAAGATTCAGACCTTTCAGAAACTGGCCGACGAACTCGGCATCTCCAAAGAACGAGTGCGTCAGCTCGAACAGCGGGCCGTAGCCAAACTGAGAGCACTCGCAGAAGGATCGCGTCTCGATGCGATTCGCGAACTCGTCGGCGGCTGA
- a CDS encoding cupin domain-containing protein, translating to MPFIDIDSVKPLEVLPGCKMRTPFGENLMLSYLEMEEGAIVPMHHHPHEQGGMLLKGRLELTMGDEVRTVEAGAMFIIPPTLRIRRLPSMGLR from the coding sequence ATGCCCTTTATTGATATCGATTCCGTCAAGCCCCTGGAAGTCCTGCCTGGCTGTAAAATGCGGACCCCATTCGGGGAGAATCTGATGCTGTCTTACCTGGAAATGGAGGAAGGGGCCATTGTGCCCATGCACCATCATCCACACGAGCAGGGCGGAATGCTCCTCAAAGGCCGGCTGGAACTGACGATGGGGGACGAAGTGCGAACTGTCGAAGCAGGGGCGATGTTCATTATTCCCCCAACACTCCGCATCAGGCGGTTGCCGTCGATGGGCCTGCGGTAG
- the rny gene encoding ribonuclease Y, with amino-acid sequence MLTEVAIGATLALIVGAFIGYFIDRIRRGSAYQSYQQILKQAELDAENLLKSQKLEAKEELLKRRESLEEEVNKQREELWSVEKKLSKRENALEDQQADFLKKESMIQATQSKLASRTKAVEAREQELERALKKQQEELFKISGLDRETASQMLLDRLENDLKSETGALILKYQNELKQSCDKLARETIGMAVQRFASGHVAETTVSTVELPEEEMKGRIIGREGRNIRAFEKATGVDVIVDDTPGVVVVSAFDNVRRQIGKMSLQKLVNDGRIHPARIEEVVEETQKELEEYIQTMGQNACQEVNISGVHPKLIDLLGRLHFRTSYSQNVLRHSIEVSALTGIMAEQLGLDGTLARRCGLFHDIGKAADHEMEGGHPAVGAQLLKRYGECQEVVHAAAGHHDDIRPDYIYTVLVAAADACSASRPGARRDTLEKYVRRLEELETLVCGFPGVDHTYAIQAGREVRVIVDSDQVNDREAAKMCKDIAKAIEETLTYPGEIRVTVMREARTVEYAR; translated from the coding sequence ATGTTAACAGAAGTCGCTATTGGAGCTACTCTGGCGCTCATTGTCGGGGCCTTCATCGGTTATTTCATTGACCGGATTCGCCGTGGATCTGCCTATCAGTCTTATCAGCAGATCCTGAAACAGGCCGAACTCGATGCCGAAAACCTGCTCAAAAGCCAGAAGCTGGAAGCCAAAGAAGAGCTGCTCAAACGCCGCGAATCTCTGGAAGAAGAAGTCAACAAGCAGCGCGAAGAGCTCTGGTCCGTTGAGAAAAAGCTCAGCAAGCGTGAGAACGCGCTCGAAGATCAGCAGGCCGATTTCCTCAAAAAGGAATCCATGATTCAGGCCACCCAGTCCAAGCTGGCCTCCCGCACCAAAGCGGTCGAAGCCCGCGAACAGGAACTGGAGCGGGCTCTGAAGAAGCAGCAGGAAGAGCTGTTCAAAATCAGTGGCCTGGATCGCGAAACCGCATCCCAGATGCTGCTCGACCGGCTGGAAAACGATCTCAAGAGTGAGACCGGTGCCCTGATCCTGAAGTATCAGAACGAACTGAAGCAGTCTTGTGATAAGCTGGCCCGCGAAACCATCGGCATGGCCGTCCAACGGTTCGCCTCCGGACACGTGGCTGAAACCACCGTCTCCACCGTGGAACTGCCCGAAGAAGAAATGAAAGGGCGGATCATCGGTCGGGAAGGTCGTAACATCCGCGCCTTCGAAAAAGCGACCGGCGTCGATGTGATCGTAGACGACACACCCGGAGTGGTTGTCGTCTCGGCCTTCGATAACGTGCGTCGGCAGATCGGTAAAATGTCCCTGCAGAAACTCGTCAACGACGGGCGCATTCATCCGGCCCGCATCGAGGAAGTCGTCGAAGAGACGCAGAAGGAACTCGAAGAATACATCCAGACCATGGGGCAGAATGCCTGTCAGGAAGTCAATATTTCCGGGGTGCATCCCAAGCTGATCGACCTGCTGGGCCGTCTGCATTTCCGCACCAGTTACAGTCAGAATGTATTGCGGCACTCAATCGAAGTTTCCGCTCTGACCGGCATCATGGCAGAACAGCTCGGCCTGGACGGGACACTTGCCCGTCGCTGTGGTCTGTTCCATGACATCGGTAAAGCAGCCGACCACGAAATGGAAGGGGGCCACCCTGCTGTCGGTGCCCAATTGCTGAAGCGGTACGGCGAATGTCAGGAAGTCGTGCATGCCGCCGCCGGTCATCACGACGACATCCGCCCCGATTACATCTACACGGTTCTGGTTGCTGCAGCGGACGCCTGTTCTGCTTCGCGTCCTGGTGCCCGCCGCGATACGCTGGAAAAATATGTGCGTCGCCTCGAAGAACTGGAAACGCTGGTTTGCGGCTTCCCGGGTGTCGATCATACCTATGCGATTCAGGCCGGTCGTGAAGTTCGCGTGATCGTCGATTCCGATCAGGTCAACGACCGCGAAGCAGCCAAGATGTGCAAAGACATCGCCAAGGCGATTGAAGAAACCCTGACCTACCCGGGCGAAATCCGGGTGACCGTGATGCGCGAGGCACGCACGGTCGAATACGCCCGCTAA
- a CDS encoding DUF1365 domain-containing protein — protein MESGIYTGWVRHRRLKPVEHSFRNRIYLMYLDLDELDSVFEGRWCWSTRRPALARFRRADHLGDPGQPLGECVRDFVVEQGYPRPEGPIRLLTHLRYFGFVMNPVSFYYCFNRAGTDWETVVAEVNNTPWGERHCYVISRKQLETNGDDQLMQKVFHVSPFMPLDMQYGWKLTELHQKLTVHIDNYRESEKVFDVTMQLERREITTRNLWQVLLTYPLMTWYVFAAIYWQALRLWWKKVPFYPHPSHLSTTDNQITGTEPNARTS, from the coding sequence ATGGAAAGCGGAATCTACACCGGCTGGGTTCGACACAGACGACTTAAACCCGTCGAACACAGCTTTCGCAATCGAATCTACCTGATGTACCTCGATCTGGATGAACTCGATTCCGTGTTCGAGGGACGCTGGTGCTGGTCTACCCGTCGTCCGGCTCTGGCCCGGTTTCGCAGAGCAGATCATCTGGGCGATCCGGGACAACCACTGGGAGAATGCGTTCGCGACTTTGTGGTAGAGCAGGGCTATCCCCGACCCGAGGGGCCGATTCGGCTGCTCACGCATCTGCGGTATTTTGGATTTGTGATGAACCCGGTTTCTTTCTACTACTGTTTTAATCGTGCAGGCACAGACTGGGAAACCGTCGTCGCGGAAGTGAACAACACGCCCTGGGGAGAACGGCACTGTTATGTGATTTCACGGAAACAACTGGAAACAAACGGGGACGATCAATTGATGCAGAAGGTCTTTCATGTTTCGCCTTTCATGCCTCTGGATATGCAGTATGGCTGGAAACTGACAGAGCTCCATCAAAAGCTGACCGTGCATATCGATAACTATCGTGAAAGTGAAAAAGTATTTGACGTTACGATGCAACTGGAACGTCGGGAGATCACAACCCGCAACCTGTGGCAGGTCCTGCTGACTTATCCGCTGATGACCTGGTACGTGTTCGCGGCGATCTACTGGCAGGCACTACGCCTATGGTGGAAGAAGGTTCCCTTCTATCCCCATCCCAGTCATCTCTCGACCACAGATAATCAAATTACAGGCACAGAGCCCAACGCGAGGACCTCATGA
- a CDS encoding NAD(P)/FAD-dependent oxidoreductase, translated as MKIAIIGSGISGLTAAWFLHRKHDVTIFEANNYIGGHTNTIEVNLDGEQHPVDTGFIVFNHQTYPNFTRMLDRLGITSQPTRMSFSMKCERTGLEYRGADLNGFFAQRKNLFNPRFYKLLSDIFRFNKHSLALLESDNDTLTVGEYLKRENYSREFIDQYFLPMGSAIWSCPVGTFEQFPIRFIVEFYRNHGILAIRELPEWRVVCGGSQQYVKAITADFRESIRLQTPIKAVRRLTEGVEVAPVNAAPEEFDHVIFACHSDQALRILGSDVHPVERELLSAFPYEPNIAQLHTDTGVLPRSERAWACWNYFMPRGENRKATITYNMNQLQSLDSQHTFCVTLNGEERVDPSKVIRRIEYAHPIFTIERAETQRRHAEVINQRKTSFCGAYWGNGFHEDGVNSALAVCRNLLETEDIWKAESTPAGFDTDDLNPSNTAFAIEST; from the coding sequence ATGAAAATTGCCATCATTGGTAGCGGCATTTCCGGTCTGACAGCTGCCTGGTTTCTACACCGAAAGCACGACGTCACAATCTTCGAAGCAAATAATTACATCGGCGGGCATACCAACACGATAGAGGTCAATCTGGACGGCGAACAACATCCTGTCGACACCGGGTTCATCGTTTTTAACCACCAGACCTACCCGAACTTCACCCGCATGCTGGACCGACTGGGAATCACATCACAGCCGACCCGGATGAGTTTCAGCATGAAGTGTGAACGAACCGGGCTGGAATACCGGGGTGCCGATCTGAATGGGTTTTTCGCTCAACGCAAGAATCTGTTCAACCCTCGCTTCTACAAGCTCCTGAGTGATATTTTTCGTTTCAACAAACATTCGCTGGCCCTGCTGGAATCAGATAACGATACCCTGACGGTCGGCGAATACCTCAAGCGTGAGAACTACTCCCGCGAATTCATCGATCAGTATTTTCTCCCCATGGGGTCGGCGATCTGGTCCTGCCCGGTAGGCACTTTCGAACAGTTTCCCATTCGCTTCATCGTGGAGTTCTACCGCAACCATGGCATCCTGGCGATCCGGGAACTGCCTGAGTGGCGTGTGGTTTGTGGCGGCTCACAGCAGTATGTGAAAGCGATCACCGCCGACTTTCGAGAGTCAATCCGTCTGCAGACCCCCATTAAAGCTGTCAGGCGTCTCACGGAAGGTGTGGAAGTGGCTCCGGTCAATGCTGCTCCTGAAGAGTTCGATCACGTGATTTTTGCCTGTCACAGCGATCAGGCTTTGAGAATTCTCGGTAGCGACGTACACCCGGTCGAACGCGAACTGCTCTCCGCATTCCCCTATGAACCGAATATCGCCCAGCTGCATACCGACACGGGCGTTTTGCCACGCAGTGAACGTGCCTGGGCCTGCTGGAATTACTTCATGCCCAGGGGAGAGAATCGCAAAGCGACCATTACTTACAACATGAATCAGCTGCAGAGCCTCGACTCACAGCATACGTTCTGTGTGACACTCAATGGTGAGGAGCGGGTCGATCCTTCCAAGGTCATTCGTCGTATCGAATATGCCCATCCCATTTTTACGATCGAGCGGGCTGAGACTCAGCGGCGTCACGCGGAAGTGATCAATCAGAGAAAAACCTCGTTTTGTGGTGCCTATTGGGGCAATGGATTTCACGAGGATGGTGTTAACAGTGCCCTGGCGGTCTGCCGAAATTTACTGGAAACTGAAGATATATGGAAAGCGGAATCTACACCGGCTGGGTTCGACACAGACGACTTAAACCCGTCGAACACAGCTTTCGCAATCGAATCTACCTGA
- a CDS encoding VOC family protein, with protein MAPHYTPDGYHAVTPYLLVEGAARLIEFVTFVFDATTELISYHDDKIGHATLRIGDSMIELADACEEWGPTSAALHVYVPDVDFTYQRALEAGALSQRGPADQFYGERSASVKDPFGIQWHIATQTEVLSKEQLLRRADEFKQLQSQQQHQ; from the coding sequence ATGGCCCCCCACTACACCCCCGATGGCTACCACGCAGTCACTCCCTATCTGCTGGTAGAAGGGGCAGCGAGACTGATTGAATTTGTAACATTCGTCTTCGATGCGACAACTGAGTTAATCTCATACCACGATGACAAGATCGGCCATGCGACACTGAGAATCGGCGATTCCATGATTGAGCTGGCCGATGCCTGCGAGGAATGGGGGCCCACCTCCGCAGCTTTACACGTTTATGTACCGGATGTCGATTTCACCTATCAGAGAGCCCTGGAAGCCGGCGCCTTAAGCCAGCGGGGGCCGGCAGACCAGTTTTACGGTGAGCGGAGCGCCTCGGTGAAGGATCCTTTTGGAATCCAATGGCATATCGCAACCCAGACGGAAGTACTCTCCAAAGAACAGTTGCTCCGCAGGGCTGACGAATTCAAACAGCTGCAAAGCCAGCAGCAACACCAATAG
- a CDS encoding FMN-binding negative transcriptional regulator, translating to MYVPAAFAETDVSRLPPFIEQHSFATLVSNQGEEPFASHLPLLLQHGVGQNGCLLGHFARANPQAETPDNQNVLAIFHGPHAYISPTWYASQNTVPTWNYQAVHVYGQYSRITDDAELKAIIAETVRFYEASQPVPWSMQTPEAEFTEGLLKGIVGFRIEIERIEGKFKLSQNHPEERRKKVIDALKKQSSDDAQAIAALMEADLPA from the coding sequence ATGTATGTCCCAGCCGCTTTTGCCGAAACCGACGTCAGCCGACTGCCCCCGTTCATCGAGCAACACAGCTTTGCCACACTGGTGAGCAATCAGGGAGAGGAGCCGTTTGCTTCCCACCTGCCTTTACTTTTGCAGCATGGGGTGGGACAGAATGGGTGCCTGCTGGGGCACTTTGCCCGAGCGAATCCGCAAGCGGAGACTCCAGACAATCAGAATGTGCTGGCTATCTTTCATGGTCCGCACGCTTACATCTCACCCACCTGGTATGCCTCACAAAATACAGTCCCCACCTGGAACTATCAGGCGGTGCATGTATACGGTCAGTATTCCCGGATCACTGATGACGCGGAGTTGAAAGCGATCATCGCAGAAACCGTGCGGTTTTATGAAGCCTCGCAGCCTGTGCCCTGGTCAATGCAGACTCCGGAAGCCGAGTTCACCGAGGGACTGCTCAAGGGAATCGTCGGCTTTCGGATTGAGATCGAACGCATCGAAGGGAAATTCAAACTGAGCCAGAACCATCCCGAAGAGCGGCGGAAGAAAGTGATCGATGCCTTAAAAAAACAGAGCAGCGACGACGCTCAGGCCATCGCTGCTCTGATGGAAGCAGATCTTCCCGCTTAG
- a CDS encoding arylsulfatase: protein MRLLLITLLLFSGLNPVLAAGQPNVILIMSDDQGYGELSCHGNPLLKTPHLDQLAAESVRLTDFHVAPMCTPTRGQLMTGQDAFRNAAMNVSSGRTLLRPELQTMADQFQAAGYRTGMFGKWHLGDNYPYRPQDRGFQETLWFPSSHISAVPDYWINDYFDDTYLHNGHRVKQTGYCTDVFFREMQNWIRTRDESQPFFAYLPLNAPHGPLYVPDQYRRPVEAALREHPEVVQHLKPQRKKALISYLAMCANIDENIGKLEQFLSESKLRDDTIVIFLTDNGSTMGPDYYNAGMRGRKVTLWEGGHRVPCFIRWPHGNLGPARDLNDLAHVQDLLPTLAELCELPLPEQRLDGISLAPRLRGEVKSLPDRMLVVNYSRMPIVGNKKNMFLAKPRKEGAAVLWKRWRWLENRELYDLTSDPLQKQNVAEQHPEVVARMQAHLDQWWQELQPHVAEPQRVIIGHAAENPSMLTACEWLDVFVDQQGQVRRGIRRNGTWQLSIAEAGNYEFELRRWPRESGLKLNEGTPAVKVTDGQLAEGVALPVAKGRLKIGSFEATAKPDADGESITIETPLKPGQMELTTWLLDEQGREICGAYYVYVNRK, encoded by the coding sequence ATGCGACTGCTGCTCATTACTCTGTTACTGTTTTCTGGGCTCAATCCGGTTCTGGCTGCCGGTCAACCCAATGTGATCCTGATTATGAGCGATGACCAGGGTTACGGTGAACTTTCCTGTCACGGAAATCCCCTGCTCAAAACTCCCCACCTCGATCAGCTGGCCGCTGAGAGTGTCCGTCTGACCGACTTTCACGTCGCCCCGATGTGCACCCCGACCCGGGGGCAACTGATGACCGGGCAGGACGCGTTTCGCAATGCCGCCATGAATGTCAGCAGCGGGCGGACGCTGCTCAGACCCGAACTCCAGACCATGGCCGACCAGTTTCAGGCGGCCGGTTATCGCACCGGCATGTTCGGGAAATGGCATCTGGGAGACAATTATCCCTATCGTCCGCAGGATCGTGGCTTTCAGGAGACACTCTGGTTCCCCTCATCACACATCAGCGCGGTGCCCGACTACTGGATCAACGATTATTTTGATGATACTTATCTGCACAACGGACACCGGGTCAAGCAGACCGGTTATTGCACGGATGTCTTTTTTCGTGAAATGCAGAACTGGATCCGTACCCGTGATGAGTCCCAGCCGTTTTTTGCCTACCTGCCTTTGAATGCCCCCCACGGACCACTGTATGTTCCCGATCAGTATCGGCGACCAGTCGAAGCAGCACTCCGGGAGCATCCCGAGGTCGTGCAACATCTCAAACCCCAGCGTAAAAAAGCACTCATCAGTTACCTCGCGATGTGCGCTAACATTGATGAAAACATCGGCAAGCTGGAACAGTTTCTGAGCGAATCGAAACTGCGCGACGATACGATCGTCATTTTTCTCACCGATAACGGCAGTACGATGGGACCTGATTACTATAACGCTGGCATGCGTGGCAGAAAGGTGACGCTCTGGGAGGGAGGCCATCGTGTGCCCTGTTTCATTCGCTGGCCACACGGTAACCTGGGCCCGGCACGTGACCTGAATGATCTGGCCCACGTTCAGGATCTGCTCCCCACCCTGGCCGAGCTTTGTGAACTCCCTCTGCCTGAGCAGCGACTGGACGGGATCAGTCTGGCGCCGCGTCTGCGGGGAGAAGTCAAATCGCTGCCGGACCGAATGCTGGTCGTCAACTACAGCCGCATGCCCATCGTCGGCAATAAGAAAAACATGTTCCTCGCGAAGCCTCGAAAAGAAGGAGCCGCCGTCCTCTGGAAACGCTGGCGCTGGCTGGAGAACCGGGAACTGTATGATCTCACCAGCGATCCGCTGCAGAAACAGAACGTGGCAGAGCAGCATCCGGAAGTCGTCGCCCGGATGCAGGCACACCTCGATCAATGGTGGCAGGAACTGCAACCGCATGTAGCCGAGCCGCAGCGCGTGATTATTGGCCATGCGGCGGAGAACCCTTCAATGCTCACCGCCTGTGAATGGCTGGACGTCTTTGTCGATCAGCAGGGGCAGGTGCGTCGTGGAATCCGCCGCAACGGGACCTGGCAGTTGTCGATTGCCGAGGCGGGCAACTATGAATTCGAATTGCGCCGCTGGCCCCGCGAAAGTGGGTTGAAGCTGAACGAGGGGACGCCGGCTGTCAAAGTAACCGATGGCCAGCTCGCCGAAGGAGTGGCGCTGCCAGTCGCGAAAGGCCGTCTCAAGATTGGCAGTTTCGAAGCGACGGCCAAACCGGATGCTGATGGGGAGTCGATTACGATTGAGACTCCCTTGAAGCCCGGACAAATGGAACTCACAACCTGGCTACTGGATGAGCAGGGGCGGGAAATCTGTGGTGCCTACTATGTCTATGTGAACCGGAAATAA